One part of the Thermodesulfovibrio sp. 3462-1 genome encodes these proteins:
- a CDS encoding type IV secretion system DNA-binding domain-containing protein, translating into MRQEKQETFKGFETWLSALKMRAKMVTYVTIAFLFAHMVITLLLSYIMYRTTWSLVIKYAWSSLSHFTWPSALLPALLVLLKKSIWIFAMSFWLWLLFPFAIRYFKHRAEKQAEDVYIRGARVLDRDEIQRMIKEECDLPLGSFKMPVSAEVKHMFIVGRPGVGKTVALSQVIERLKERKVKGVIYDFKGDYVSKFYDPSTDILFNPLDTRCLGWNIFNEISTHMDIDAVAHSLIPPPYMADPFWNDAARDVFAGILHYLWQNNAKTNMDIWNAVTAPGGDIAIWLKNTKGGERGYRYIEDASSKQAMSVFAVMMQYVKSFEFMARAGGDFSIRRWLEDPQGGFIFITSYSDIKDTLRPILSLFLDLMGRKLLSLPDDLNRRIFFIIDEFGTLQRLSTIVQLLTLSRSKGGSVWVGIQDVGQLDKIYTPALRQAIVNACGSNLVFSVADPETARFLSEKIGEAEVIRPEEGYSMGPEDMRDGISIQRRRVTEKVVLPSELQNIPDLTAFLKLPNYPWTQTKFTYKHYPTKNPSFIMKPDFVLDMQAIKEPELEEKEC; encoded by the coding sequence ATGCGACAGGAGAAACAGGAGACATTCAAGGGTTTTGAAACTTGGCTATCAGCTTTAAAAATGCGGGCGAAGATGGTGACGTATGTCACCATCGCTTTTCTTTTTGCGCACATGGTGATAACACTGCTGCTTAGTTACATCATGTATAGGACAACATGGTCACTTGTTATAAAGTATGCCTGGAGTAGTCTGTCTCATTTCACATGGCCGTCTGCACTACTCCCTGCTTTGTTGGTGTTGCTTAAAAAAAGCATATGGATATTTGCTATGTCCTTTTGGTTATGGTTGCTGTTTCCATTTGCAATACGTTATTTCAAACACCGGGCAGAGAAACAAGCAGAAGATGTTTACATACGAGGGGCGAGAGTTTTGGATAGAGACGAGATACAGAGAATGATTAAAGAAGAATGTGATCTACCACTTGGATCGTTTAAAATGCCGGTTTCTGCAGAGGTAAAACACATGTTTATCGTTGGAAGGCCAGGTGTCGGAAAAACTGTGGCTTTATCCCAGGTGATAGAGCGGTTGAAAGAGAGGAAGGTAAAGGGTGTGATATATGATTTCAAAGGTGACTATGTATCTAAATTTTATGATCCATCCACCGATATCTTGTTTAATCCTCTTGACACACGCTGCCTGGGATGGAACATTTTTAATGAAATATCCACCCATATGGATATAGATGCTGTGGCACACTCACTTATCCCACCTCCATACATGGCCGATCCGTTTTGGAACGACGCAGCCAGAGATGTTTTTGCTGGGATATTACACTACTTATGGCAAAACAACGCGAAAACAAATATGGATATATGGAATGCTGTGACTGCCCCGGGGGGAGATATAGCTATCTGGCTTAAGAATACCAAAGGTGGAGAAAGAGGCTATCGCTATATAGAGGATGCCAGCAGTAAACAGGCGATGTCTGTGTTTGCAGTGATGATGCAGTATGTAAAGAGTTTTGAGTTTATGGCCCGTGCGGGCGGTGATTTTTCCATCCGCAGGTGGCTGGAGGATCCGCAAGGCGGGTTTATATTCATTACTAGCTACAGCGATATCAAGGATACCTTGAGACCTATTTTGTCATTGTTTTTGGACCTGATGGGACGCAAATTGCTGTCGCTGCCTGATGATTTGAACAGACGTATTTTTTTCATCATTGATGAGTTTGGAACACTGCAAAGGCTATCTACTATTGTTCAGTTGTTAACCTTATCCCGAAGCAAAGGCGGTAGTGTTTGGGTGGGCATCCAGGACGTAGGGCAGTTAGACAAGATATACACACCTGCCCTCAGACAGGCCATAGTGAATGCGTGCGGTAGCAACCTTGTATTTAGCGTAGCTGACCCGGAGACTGCCAGGTTTTTGAGTGAAAAAATAGGCGAGGCTGAAGTCATACGACCTGAGGAAGGATATTCCATGGGACCTGAAGATATGAGGGATGGTATCTCGATACAGCGGAGACGTGTAACGGAAAAGGTTGTCTTACCATCGGAGCTTCAGAACATACCAGACCTGACTGCCTTTTTAAAGTTGCCAAACTACCCCTGGACCCAAACCAAGTTCACATACAAACACTACCCTACCAAAAATCCGTCGTTTATCATGAAACCAGACTTTGTCTTGGACATGCAGGCAATTAAAGAACCTGAACTGGAGGAAAAAGAATGTTGA
- a CDS encoding tetratricopeptide repeat protein has translation MKQKVEDVETLKEKLFAQKKKLVIGMFIFLGIAVLIAGFYIYNIKQESDAKELEYEAYKALFQKKFSQAGDLFAKAYEKKKKIIYLLNAGYSYSLAEDQRKAIEYLNKVANSDDESFSNLAKFKIAMIYLKNNEKQQAIKTLKEIVNSRSTVMKDVALFELAKIDNKEEAKKYYEEIINKFPSSELIGIAKEELQKLQSNN, from the coding sequence ATGAAACAAAAGGTAGAAGATGTAGAAACCCTTAAGGAAAAATTATTTGCTCAAAAAAAGAAGCTTGTAATAGGAATGTTTATATTTCTTGGAATAGCTGTTTTAATAGCAGGTTTTTATATTTACAATATTAAACAGGAAAGCGATGCAAAAGAGCTTGAATATGAAGCATATAAAGCATTGTTTCAAAAGAAATTTTCTCAGGCAGGTGATTTATTTGCAAAAGCCTATGAAAAAAAGAAAAAAATCATTTATCTTTTGAATGCTGGATATTCTTACTCCTTAGCAGAAGACCAGAGAAAAGCTATTGAGTATTTAAATAAAGTAGCAAACTCTGATGATGAGAGTTTTTCAAATCTTGCAAAATTTAAAATTGCAATGATTTATCTTAAAAATAATGAAAAACAGCAGGCAATTAAAACTTTAAAGGAGATTGTAAATAGCAGATCAACTGTAATGAAAGATGTTGCTTTATTTGAATTGGCAAAAATTGACAACAAAGAAGAAGCAAAAAAGTATTATGAAGAAATTATCAACAAATTTCCTTCTTCTGAATTAATTGGAATTGCCAAAGAGGAATTGCAAAAATTACAAAGTAATAACTAA
- a CDS encoding histidinol phosphate phosphatase domain-containing protein has protein sequence MIDLHIHSVFSDGELIPAEIIRRAEAIGYRALAITDHVDPSNIDFIVPRIVKVMEKIQPFTALTLLPGAELTHVCPEIIPDLVKQARMLGAKIVIVHGETLVEPVKEGTNMAALQSDIDILAHPGLITEQEAALAAERNIYLEITSRRGHSLSNGHVARIALDKGAKLVINTDSHSPMDLISKEFAIKVLKGAGLTEKEIHKVFQNMEEIVRRKVS, from the coding sequence ATGATTGATCTTCACATTCACAGTGTTTTCAGTGATGGAGAATTAATTCCAGCAGAAATCATCAGAAGAGCTGAAGCAATTGGTTACAGAGCTCTTGCAATCACTGATCATGTAGATCCATCAAACATTGATTTTATTGTTCCAAGAATTGTAAAAGTAATGGAGAAAATTCAGCCTTTTACTGCTTTAACTTTACTTCCAGGTGCAGAACTCACGCATGTTTGTCCTGAGATTATTCCTGATTTAGTAAAACAAGCACGCATGCTTGGTGCAAAAATAGTTATTGTTCATGGTGAGACTCTTGTAGAACCTGTTAAAGAAGGAACAAACATGGCAGCTTTGCAGTCAGACATTGATATACTCGCTCATCCTGGTTTGATAACTGAACAAGAAGCAGCTCTGGCAGCAGAACGAAATATATATCTTGAGATTACATCAAGAAGAGGTCACAGTTTGAGCAATGGTCATGTTGCACGGATTGCCTTAGACAAAGGAGCAAAACTTGTTATTAATACTGATTCCCATTCGCCCATGGATCTTATTTCAAAAGAATTTGCTATAAAAGTATTAAAAGGTGCTGGCTTAACAGAAAAAGAAATTCATAAAGTATTTCAGAATATGGAAGAAATCGTAAGGAGGAAAGTTTCATGA
- a CDS encoding transglycosylase SLT domain-containing protein, with product MKKMVLIILFIFAFSNLCYSEDNKDTASFKQDEKNEVIFSGTEDFKLLPDTKESFIGKVEKHISLFSEKLKEKFSVWLSRSTKYIEKMKEILVEKGLPEDLVYLPLIESGFNMNARSRAKAVGPWQFIESTAKRYGLIVDWWRDERKDPIKSTVAAAEYLKDLYKMFGDWSLALAAYNAGEGRIYKAVNRVGENDYWMLLNTKYLPKETKNYVPKYIAAITIAKQPENFGFENIKEHKVLTYDEVVIPSPTDLDVIARCAEVNVNTIKELNPELKRWSTPMNVKQYIIRIPEGKKDIFLSNFENIPAEKRFSYDKYITKKGDTVYKIARKTGYSTTVLYEMNGTEIFKNLKPGTVIMIPPNDKFTRSKEDKFYEKKPVKNKNKKIKNKSKQVKKIKKKA from the coding sequence ATGAAAAAGATGGTGTTAATCATCCTTTTTATTTTTGCTTTTTCAAATCTGTGTTATTCTGAAGATAATAAAGATACTGCTTCTTTTAAACAGGACGAAAAAAATGAAGTAATATTTTCAGGTACTGAAGATTTTAAACTTTTACCAGATACAAAAGAAAGCTTTATTGGAAAGGTAGAGAAGCATATTAGTTTATTTTCAGAAAAATTAAAAGAAAAGTTTTCTGTATGGCTCAGTCGCTCTACAAAGTATATTGAAAAAATGAAAGAAATATTAGTTGAAAAAGGATTGCCTGAAGACCTTGTTTATTTGCCTTTAATAGAAAGTGGATTTAATATGAATGCTCGCTCAAGAGCAAAAGCAGTTGGTCCATGGCAGTTCATTGAAAGCACTGCAAAAAGGTATGGTTTAATAGTTGACTGGTGGAGAGATGAAAGAAAAGATCCAATTAAATCAACTGTTGCTGCTGCAGAATATCTTAAAGACCTTTACAAAATGTTTGGAGACTGGTCTTTAGCTCTGGCAGCTTATAATGCTGGTGAAGGCAGAATTTATAAAGCCGTAAATAGGGTTGGAGAGAATGACTACTGGATGCTTCTTAATACAAAGTATTTACCAAAGGAAACAAAAAATTATGTTCCCAAATACATTGCTGCGATAACAATTGCCAAACAACCTGAAAACTTTGGCTTTGAAAATATAAAAGAACATAAAGTGCTTACATATGATGAGGTTGTAATCCCTTCTCCTACTGATCTTGATGTAATTGCCAGGTGTGCAGAAGTTAATGTAAATACCATTAAAGAACTAAATCCAGAACTTAAAAGATGGTCTACTCCAATGAATGTTAAACAATACATTATCAGAATTCCTGAAGGCAAAAAAGATATTTTTCTTTCCAATTTTGAAAATATACCCGCTGAAAAAAGATTCAGTTATGATAAGTATATAACAAAAAAAGGTGATACGGTTTATAAAATTGCCAGGAAAACAGGTTACTCTACCACTGTTCTTTATGAAATGAACGGAACGGAAATTTTTAAAAATCTCAAACCTGGAACTGTAATAATGATTCCTCCAAATGACAAATTTACACGTTCAAAGGAAGATAAGTTTTACGAAAAAAAGCCTGTAAAAAATAAAAACAAAAAAATAAAAAATAAGAGTAAACAGGTCAAAAAAATTAAGAAAAAAGCATAA
- the mobF gene encoding MobF family relaxase — MVTIGHVYASMTDYAKDNYYLRDETTGKISEPEKIGEGWKYFGDVRVRIDEGVYKALKNGCSPVNGEQLVKVGVNGEHRPGWDIVFAPHKSFSVYAMTSPENRQLVQKIHDMAVADTLNYLEKNLIQVKQTHDGVTMPTKTGNMVAVKVDHTVNREGDVNIHSHVVIFNMAYNENTGKWQALHSDAFHSDVLQRVYENQLAYHAKQVGLPVAFELSQSGKSEYTTIAGISQEVIEAHSQRVVEIKEYLEKNMVELQKRYPDASMGELKRIATIETRPEKIPMTMEQILQRFEQNNQTIGITTQDILLGVERAKEQMKEYIPMTAYEMAKTAADAITEHQSVFSQQDLVKTTVNLSRGDVSVHDIMATINDMKDIVMLKSSELVKNGGRVYTDAIYTTLEVQKAEKDTIRIARSMQSDIVMSKEDVSSFITQKEAEGVKYTESQKEAIEHILTSENGVILVQGDAGTGKSTAMAAVREKLESMGYTVRGFAPTGKATEELRINAGVEKSQTLHSFLHGYKPTTSPPVVADKEEYARMASRLSEKEWEKLRQPVSEKDLQNAIKGSWFKDTHLKYDSEIKVMTVKAEKSLWDVWKNRVMNEFRNFKNEILSKIGMQSTYREVNREYMVYTKYSDGTIHAALQKTHWEVDRKGNVSYTSTTYHQNGDIYVFQKSTIGGVTRETSTLYRNPANVITKGKEVWILDEASMVGSKQMHELLKIAKEQNVKVVLIGDVKQLQAIEQGRVFKDLQERAGLKIVEMKDLVRQQEENYKATVKDFSEKRFDEAFRKLENKGRIVEIADKNDRITAIVRDYIASPKDTIVVTALNADKAWLNSAIHAELQKQGVVDSKEYTFTVRESKNLSAPDKLLSQNYQVGDVVISSKAGLMGRAGTEGKVIEVDYQNHRITAITKDGKTYQIDLRRDGDKLAVYAEKEQSFAKGERIVFQKNDRGLEVKNGQVGELKSIDADGRVTVKMQDGTEKKFNLVTQYNYIDRGYAVTAYKSQGQTAERVIYHADTEKGVNYNEAYVALTRGKTDIRIYTDSKERFTEQMKNEVTKSSTLDYAKETSCQTEKGYSSGRDREL, encoded by the coding sequence ATGGTAACAATAGGGCATGTATATGCTTCTATGACCGATTATGCCAAGGATAACTACTATTTACGGGATGAAACTACAGGCAAAATATCTGAACCAGAAAAAATTGGCGAAGGGTGGAAATACTTTGGTGACGTGCGCGTACGTATAGATGAGGGGGTATATAAAGCGTTGAAAAATGGTTGTTCCCCTGTCAACGGGGAACAGCTTGTTAAGGTTGGTGTAAATGGTGAACACCGCCCCGGGTGGGATATAGTTTTTGCTCCTCACAAAAGTTTTTCTGTCTACGCCATGACTTCTCCAGAGAACCGCCAGTTGGTTCAGAAAATTCATGACATGGCGGTAGCAGATACATTGAATTATCTCGAAAAAAACCTTATTCAAGTGAAGCAAACACATGACGGTGTAACCATGCCCACTAAAACTGGCAACATGGTAGCTGTGAAGGTGGATCATACTGTGAATAGGGAAGGGGATGTAAACATTCATTCTCATGTGGTAATTTTCAACATGGCATACAATGAAAACACCGGCAAGTGGCAAGCTCTCCATTCTGACGCATTTCATTCTGATGTTTTGCAACGAGTATACGAAAACCAGTTGGCATATCATGCCAAACAGGTTGGGCTACCTGTTGCATTTGAACTGAGCCAGTCAGGGAAGAGTGAGTATACCACAATTGCTGGGATATCCCAGGAGGTTATAGAAGCTCATTCACAGCGTGTTGTTGAAATCAAAGAGTATTTGGAGAAAAACATGGTGGAGTTGCAAAAAAGATACCCAGATGCTAGTATGGGTGAACTCAAGAGGATAGCTACTATTGAGACACGGCCAGAAAAAATACCAATGACCATGGAGCAAATCTTGCAACGGTTCGAGCAGAATAACCAAACAATAGGCATAACCACGCAAGATATATTGCTCGGTGTAGAACGCGCAAAAGAACAGATGAAGGAATATATCCCAATGACCGCATATGAAATGGCTAAAACTGCTGCAGATGCGATAACTGAGCACCAGTCGGTTTTTTCACAGCAGGACTTAGTGAAGACAACAGTTAACCTTAGCAGAGGGGATGTCTCAGTCCACGATATAATGGCCACTATTAACGATATGAAGGATATTGTAATGCTCAAAAGTAGCGAGCTGGTTAAAAATGGTGGCAGAGTATATACTGATGCAATATACACCACTTTAGAAGTTCAGAAGGCTGAGAAAGATACCATCAGAATAGCCCGTTCAATGCAAAGTGATATAGTTATGTCCAAGGAAGATGTATCATCTTTCATTACACAGAAAGAGGCAGAAGGCGTAAAATATACAGAGTCACAAAAAGAGGCTATAGAACACATCCTAACCTCTGAAAATGGCGTGATACTCGTTCAGGGTGATGCAGGGACGGGAAAATCAACAGCCATGGCCGCAGTCCGAGAGAAGCTGGAGTCTATGGGATACACAGTGAGAGGTTTTGCACCAACGGGGAAAGCTACGGAGGAGCTGAGGATTAATGCTGGCGTTGAGAAGTCTCAAACATTGCATTCATTTTTGCATGGATACAAGCCTACTACTTCACCCCCAGTTGTTGCGGATAAAGAAGAATACGCCAGGATGGCATCTCGTTTATCCGAAAAAGAATGGGAGAAACTAAGACAGCCCGTGTCTGAAAAGGATTTACAGAATGCCATAAAAGGTAGTTGGTTTAAGGATACGCACCTTAAATATGACAGCGAGATAAAGGTTATGACAGTAAAGGCTGAAAAGAGCCTGTGGGATGTATGGAAAAATAGGGTTATGAATGAGTTCCGAAACTTTAAAAATGAGATACTATCTAAGATTGGCATGCAATCCACATATAGAGAGGTTAACAGAGAGTATATGGTATACACCAAATATTCAGACGGCACTATCCATGCTGCATTGCAAAAAACCCACTGGGAAGTAGACCGGAAAGGAAATGTTTCATACACATCTACAACGTATCATCAAAACGGCGATATATATGTTTTCCAAAAAAGCACTATCGGAGGAGTAACCAGAGAAACATCTACGCTATACAGGAATCCGGCTAATGTCATAACAAAGGGGAAAGAAGTATGGATTCTAGACGAAGCCTCTATGGTTGGATCAAAACAGATGCACGAGTTGTTAAAGATAGCAAAAGAACAGAATGTCAAAGTCGTGCTGATCGGAGATGTGAAACAGTTACAGGCAATTGAGCAGGGCCGGGTGTTTAAAGATTTACAGGAAAGGGCAGGGCTGAAGATTGTTGAAATGAAGGACTTGGTGAGGCAACAAGAAGAGAACTATAAGGCCACTGTTAAGGACTTCTCTGAAAAGAGGTTTGATGAGGCGTTCCGAAAATTGGAAAACAAAGGCCGGATTGTGGAAATAGCAGATAAAAATGACCGCATTACAGCTATTGTGCGTGACTACATTGCATCGCCAAAGGATACTATTGTGGTAACAGCTCTTAATGCCGACAAAGCGTGGCTGAATTCTGCCATTCATGCTGAGTTACAAAAGCAAGGCGTAGTGGATTCAAAGGAGTATACTTTCACCGTAAGGGAATCAAAAAATCTCAGTGCTCCAGACAAACTTTTGTCGCAAAATTATCAAGTGGGTGATGTGGTAATTTCTTCAAAGGCGGGTCTCATGGGCAGGGCAGGGACAGAGGGAAAAGTCATAGAAGTGGACTACCAAAATCACCGTATCACAGCAATCACGAAGGACGGGAAAACCTATCAGATTGACCTCAGGCGTGATGGCGATAAGTTAGCAGTTTATGCTGAAAAAGAGCAATCCTTTGCAAAAGGCGAGCGGATAGTTTTTCAGAAAAATGACCGAGGCCTTGAGGTAAAGAACGGGCAGGTGGGGGAATTGAAGAGTATTGATGCAGATGGCAGGGTAACAGTCAAGATGCAGGATGGAACGGAGAAAAAATTTAACCTAGTCACTCAGTATAACTACATCGACCGAGGCTATGCCGTGACCGCATACAAGAGCCAAGGTCAGACAGCTGAACGGGTAATTTACCACGCTGACACTGAAAAAGGAGTGAACTACAACGAGGCCTACGTTGCCCTAACAAGGGGGAAAACTGATATACGGATATATACAGACAGCAAGGAGAGATTCACTGAGCAAATGAAAAACGAGGTGACTAAATCCAGCACCCTGGATTACGCAAAAGAAACTAGCTGTCAAACTGAAAAGGGTTATAGCTCCGGGCGGGACAGGGAACTGTAA